A genomic segment from Polyangium mundeleinium encodes:
- a CDS encoding sigma 54-interacting transcriptional regulator codes for MGQADREEQRGALELVVYAAGDEGAATVLPAAGSVTIGRGEGNDVRIDDASVSRRHAVLHVGPVLRIEDKGSANGTFVRTSEDKGSAVETRRVHRAPGETFDVELGDCIVLGSVIAVVRRARHEEGPKAAEEARRGGAGRMIVEDPGMRALHEEARRAAGSPFNVLLLGETGVGKEILARAIHEASPRRAKPFVAVHCAALSETLLESELFGHKKGSFTGATEDKKGLFEAADGGTVLLDEIGELSPSVQVKLLRVLEDRAVLRIGAVAPKPVDVRFIAATNRDLEAEALRGAFRQDLFYRLNGITFVVPPLRERKAELGKLAAFFLEDAWKKLERKGTPSIAKEARELLEQHAFPGNVRELKNAMERAAVLCAGDTVLPEHLPPRIARSSGPPPAQAGAPATVVSTATQPISEVDVHEAQKRLDERQRILDALEKCAHNQTRAAEMLGISRRTLVSRLEEYDLPRPRKR; via the coding sequence ATGGGTCAGGCGGATCGGGAGGAGCAACGAGGGGCACTCGAACTCGTGGTGTACGCCGCGGGAGACGAGGGTGCGGCCACCGTTCTGCCGGCTGCGGGCAGCGTCACCATCGGGCGCGGCGAGGGCAACGACGTGCGCATCGACGATGCGTCCGTCTCGCGCCGGCACGCCGTGCTCCACGTCGGGCCCGTGCTTCGCATCGAGGACAAGGGCAGCGCGAACGGGACGTTCGTGCGCACGAGCGAGGACAAAGGCAGCGCCGTCGAGACACGCCGGGTGCATCGCGCGCCGGGCGAGACGTTTGATGTCGAGCTCGGGGATTGTATCGTGCTCGGCTCGGTCATCGCCGTCGTCCGGCGCGCGCGGCACGAGGAAGGGCCGAAGGCGGCCGAGGAGGCGCGGAGGGGCGGCGCGGGGCGCATGATCGTGGAGGATCCCGGGATGCGCGCGCTGCACGAGGAGGCGCGCAGGGCCGCGGGATCCCCGTTCAACGTGCTTCTGCTCGGGGAGACGGGCGTGGGGAAGGAGATCCTCGCGCGGGCCATCCACGAGGCCTCGCCGCGGCGGGCCAAGCCGTTCGTGGCCGTGCACTGCGCCGCGCTCAGCGAGACGTTGCTGGAGAGCGAGCTGTTCGGGCACAAGAAGGGCTCGTTCACCGGCGCGACCGAGGACAAGAAGGGGCTTTTCGAAGCCGCCGATGGGGGGACCGTGCTGCTCGACGAGATCGGCGAGCTCTCGCCGTCGGTGCAGGTCAAGCTCCTGCGCGTGCTCGAAGATCGCGCGGTGCTGCGGATCGGCGCGGTCGCGCCCAAGCCCGTGGACGTGCGGTTCATCGCCGCCACGAACCGGGATCTGGAGGCCGAGGCCCTGCGCGGGGCGTTCCGGCAGGACCTCTTCTACCGGCTGAACGGGATCACGTTCGTCGTGCCGCCGCTGCGCGAGCGGAAGGCGGAGCTCGGGAAGCTCGCCGCGTTTTTTCTCGAAGACGCGTGGAAGAAGCTCGAGCGCAAGGGCACGCCGTCCATCGCGAAGGAGGCGCGGGAGCTGCTCGAACAGCACGCATTTCCGGGCAACGTGCGCGAGCTGAAGAACGCGATGGAGCGGGCCGCGGTGCTCTGCGCCGGGGATACCGTGCTGCCGGAGCATCTGCCGCCGCGGATCGCGCGCTCGTCGGGGCCGCCGCCCGCGCAGGCCGGGGCGCCGGCCACCGTGGTGTCGACGGCGACGCAGCCGATCTCGGAGGTCGACGTGCACGAGGCGCAGAAGCGGCTCGACGAGCGGCAGCGGATCCTCGACGCGCTGGAGAAGTGCGCCCACAACCAGACACGCGCGGCCGAGATGCTGGGGATCTCGCGGCGGACGCTCGTGTCCCGGCTCGAAGAGTACGATCTGCCGCGGCCCAGGAAGAGGTAG
- a CDS encoding DUF262 domain-containing protein: protein MARVNPPEEDKIIEEHEENQATGVEAEDEGAGSAKPYDPTKIRVDPKTFSLRQICDMIDDGDLDLAPDFQRNKVWKAREKSRLIESILLRIPLPAFYFSADGDGRLRVVDGLQRLSTVYDFVRGGEDKKGAFALKDLEYLEEGVVDARFDDLDANWKRRIQQTQINVNVIDPQTPSQVKFDIFKRLNTGGTPLKAQEIRHCMSQPRSRDFLKACTGGYRYLRDNGMLPFEEYKALGGVLPKKVYEKANDASVAFGEATDWALSNHLRMADREAILRFCAFRLIRDDLDQYGESNSMDDFLTGTTERLDDKNQITDKDLLELAVDLEHAMRVAQKLFGDRAFRKWRLSEEGKNPINRPLFESWAVVLADSTWEELEPRQASIVKAARKKMTGDARYIDAISAATGDPAKVKLRFEAARKIVKEAKP from the coding sequence ATGGCTCGCGTGAATCCCCCCGAAGAAGACAAGATCATTGAAGAGCACGAGGAGAACCAGGCGACCGGCGTCGAGGCGGAGGACGAGGGCGCAGGTTCCGCGAAACCCTACGATCCCACCAAGATCCGGGTCGATCCCAAGACGTTCTCGCTGCGCCAGATCTGCGACATGATCGACGATGGGGATCTCGACCTCGCGCCGGACTTCCAGCGAAATAAGGTCTGGAAGGCCCGGGAGAAGAGCCGTCTCATTGAATCAATTCTTTTGCGCATCCCTCTACCCGCCTTTTACTTCTCGGCGGACGGGGATGGTCGCTTGCGCGTCGTCGACGGCCTTCAGCGGCTCTCCACCGTCTACGATTTCGTGCGGGGTGGGGAGGATAAGAAGGGCGCGTTTGCCCTCAAGGATCTCGAGTACCTCGAAGAGGGCGTCGTCGATGCTCGTTTCGACGACCTGGACGCCAACTGGAAGCGCCGCATCCAGCAGACACAGATCAACGTCAACGTCATCGATCCGCAGACCCCGAGCCAGGTCAAATTCGACATCTTCAAGCGTCTCAACACGGGCGGCACACCCCTCAAAGCCCAGGAGATCCGCCACTGCATGAGCCAGCCGCGCTCGCGCGATTTCTTGAAGGCGTGTACGGGTGGCTATCGTTACCTGCGCGATAACGGCATGCTCCCGTTCGAAGAGTACAAGGCGTTGGGTGGTGTGCTCCCCAAGAAGGTCTACGAGAAAGCCAACGACGCCTCCGTGGCCTTCGGCGAGGCTACGGATTGGGCATTATCGAATCACCTTCGGATGGCGGATCGTGAGGCCATCCTGCGCTTCTGCGCTTTCCGCCTCATCCGGGACGACCTGGACCAGTACGGCGAAAGCAACTCGATGGACGATTTTCTTACCGGAACAACCGAACGGCTCGACGATAAAAATCAAATCACCGACAAGGATCTCCTCGAACTCGCCGTCGATCTCGAGCACGCCATGAGGGTCGCACAGAAACTCTTTGGCGACCGTGCCTTTCGAAAGTGGCGCCTCAGCGAAGAGGGCAAGAACCCCATCAACCGTCCTCTCTTCGAGAGCTGGGCTGTCGTCCTCGCCGACTCCACCTGGGAGGAGCTCGAGCCGCGGCAAGCGTCGATCGTGAAGGCCGCTCGAAAGAAAATGACCGGCGACGCTAGATACATCGACGCCATCAGCGCCGCCACCGGTGACCCTGCGAAGGTCAAGCTAAGGTTCGAGGCCGCACGGAAGATCGTCAAAGAGGCGAAGCCGTGA
- a CDS encoding DUF3696 domain-containing protein gives MISHLRIQHFKCFQDESIELRPLTVIAGANGVGKSSLLQSLLLAQQALETPADHVRLNGPFFLNLGTTFDVLCQTSEARTSVDIELSLDDGSTHVFQLEERKNEPFVLHITKRPSSLTPMDLTYLDAERMGPRDTLEMDPTASNVRNVGVRGEFTAQVLAELDLTRVREELRHPRTAGVGVQLGKQVELWLSDITPGIELRATTFPGTNISAIRLKRGGLMTEWLRPPNIGFGVSYALPVIVSGLLARPGALFLVENPEAHLHPAGQSRMGRFLGMLAAAGVQVLVETHSDHVLNGILLATVDTSHPLRHDQVLIQYFHGYDGKRQRAEAITVNARGGLSVWPAGFFDQSEKDMAAILEARRRG, from the coding sequence GTGATCTCGCACCTGCGAATCCAGCACTTCAAGTGCTTCCAGGACGAGAGCATCGAACTCCGCCCCCTGACCGTGATCGCAGGTGCAAATGGAGTCGGCAAGAGCTCGCTGCTTCAAAGCCTCCTGCTCGCCCAGCAGGCCCTCGAAACACCAGCCGATCACGTCCGGCTGAACGGCCCTTTTTTCCTCAACCTGGGTACGACGTTCGATGTCCTCTGCCAGACGAGCGAAGCGCGGACCAGCGTCGACATCGAGCTTTCGCTCGACGATGGCAGCACGCACGTCTTCCAGCTCGAGGAGCGCAAGAATGAGCCCTTCGTCCTGCACATCACGAAGCGCCCCTCCAGTCTTACCCCCATGGACCTCACGTACCTCGACGCCGAGCGCATGGGGCCGCGGGACACGCTGGAGATGGACCCTACGGCAAGCAACGTGCGCAACGTCGGCGTGCGTGGCGAGTTCACCGCTCAGGTCCTCGCCGAGCTCGATCTGACGCGCGTCCGCGAAGAGCTACGCCACCCCCGCACGGCCGGGGTAGGTGTCCAGCTCGGCAAGCAGGTCGAGCTATGGCTGAGCGACATCACGCCGGGGATCGAGCTCCGGGCGACCACCTTTCCGGGCACGAACATCAGCGCCATCCGCCTCAAGCGCGGCGGGCTCATGACCGAGTGGCTCCGCCCGCCGAACATCGGATTCGGCGTGAGCTACGCCCTCCCGGTCATCGTCAGTGGCCTGCTCGCCCGACCGGGCGCGCTTTTCCTCGTCGAGAATCCAGAGGCCCATTTGCACCCTGCGGGTCAATCTCGCATGGGCCGGTTCCTCGGCATGCTCGCAGCGGCGGGCGTCCAGGTGTTGGTCGAGACGCATAGCGATCACGTCCTGAATGGCATCCTTCTCGCGACCGTCGACACCAGCCACCCCCTGCGCCACGATCAGGTTCTGATCCAGTACTTCCACGGATACGACGGGAAGAGGCAGCGCGCCGAGGCGATCACGGTGAACGCCCGCGGCGGGCTCTCGGTATGGCCGGCAGGTTTTTTCGACCAAAGCGAGAAAGACATGGCCGCCATTCTGGAGGCGCGTCGCCGTGGCTGA
- a CDS encoding WD40 repeat domain-containing protein, with translation MSLDVRDKTVVLTGTFSKLKRAEAEKKLAALGAKIGGSVGKSTHILFAGEKAGSKIDAAGRLGITVLGEDELMALLAGTSKKPAKARAASSAFAALDPKAPGPSLAAAIEALPWDDFEADRDLPALREVLYAHEAAHGITAAHRAATARIRPQATLGHAHGHDVEVSECELSPDGRFLATGSWVGDDYDHGGVLQIWDVRAGRCVNMLRVRGGVGWPDYGGCLQWRPDGKRVGLAFDTNGVGSFDPFGKSGEPDSCAYVTDGWNRPPSWGWSSNNRDVYIACWGPNLALGAIVPLVGRRPQPRWCESIGRAAPNDPNSEPRLQPMSGLDWSHPDRIVGYSGRSQLFALDAKTGKILWEQKAHPPVSFSPDGSEFAMHPAGIVYYDARTGLPNGKVPMHVGAASLIYSRDGARLAALVQPENEWGAAPGIFLYDRGTYRYSPDLPAPGTDETYGFSWRPDGRAAAISAAGRLQVWELGETPVRVLDIAEPSGGVSYGDGVLVSLTTKGLAFLQERDGAEIGRFRPAVEASGESPLSLDGDDFGSTWDWNPAFPLDGERVAAALPEGVVIGPLDASATVAEVDAKITWIVNRKWAWPWRWGEAKVWPDAAAAAADPAAPASFKRKFGKKGKVPARTPKAKWPMEGGSLDDIAALVEEAVKKFENPHFESEYRRTLAERTMALGLFDRAAAALDGTGGWSAWKNPWHAACARAEAVVAALAWRKGPPLTDAQTAALRRWLGEAEKLLTKKEAKQQNPLPARAMMGAGWVLLGETARGEKLLSLAIATVDPEDNPGENRRVVAEALCAVGRIREAIDMIAGCEEKPSWTETRPAFSAICPRASAEELSHLVSRMKARDAHNEFELLDRGLSRLLALKAWDAAVAWIDEFDGLSTTRASLRLVTEMVAAGEAARAEAAIAKQLVPKYASCAEFLLGLARVAPERAGKHLPTIAKAAPKLREQWNRDFLRHLAAAATTLGRLDVATKLEKVAPTEPEMHEVRVGVLSALDPTHPEWKDWFTRAREVMPKDHKLVQRMAALAFRGGLADVSTALLDQAIEAARGASYPDITLQETVSVMAEAGDLAGAHRAFIAISKGMRSYRNGPLLTAAATRGLWAAVVDVLRQMPPDINGGPKRGLSILLAATDRDGF, from the coding sequence ATGTCCCTCGACGTACGCGACAAGACCGTGGTCCTCACCGGCACCTTCTCGAAGTTGAAGCGCGCCGAGGCAGAGAAGAAGCTCGCGGCGCTCGGCGCCAAGATCGGCGGCAGCGTCGGCAAATCCACGCACATTCTCTTCGCGGGCGAGAAGGCCGGCAGCAAAATCGACGCGGCCGGTCGCCTCGGGATCACCGTCCTCGGCGAGGACGAGCTGATGGCGCTCCTCGCCGGGACAAGCAAAAAACCGGCAAAGGCACGCGCAGCGTCGTCGGCGTTCGCGGCGCTCGATCCGAAGGCGCCCGGGCCCTCGCTCGCCGCCGCGATCGAGGCGCTGCCGTGGGACGATTTCGAGGCCGACCGCGACCTGCCGGCGCTGCGCGAGGTCTTGTACGCCCACGAGGCCGCGCACGGGATCACGGCGGCCCACCGGGCCGCGACGGCGCGCATCCGGCCGCAGGCGACGCTGGGGCACGCGCACGGGCACGATGTCGAGGTCAGCGAGTGCGAGCTCTCGCCCGACGGGCGTTTCCTCGCCACCGGCTCGTGGGTCGGCGACGATTACGATCACGGCGGCGTCTTGCAGATCTGGGACGTGCGCGCCGGGCGCTGCGTGAACATGTTGCGCGTGCGCGGCGGTGTCGGTTGGCCCGACTACGGCGGATGTCTTCAATGGCGACCCGACGGCAAGCGCGTCGGCCTCGCGTTCGACACGAATGGCGTCGGCAGCTTCGACCCGTTCGGCAAGTCCGGCGAGCCCGATTCGTGCGCCTACGTGACCGACGGATGGAACCGGCCGCCGTCGTGGGGGTGGTCGTCGAACAACCGTGATGTGTACATCGCCTGCTGGGGCCCGAATCTGGCGCTCGGGGCGATCGTGCCGCTGGTCGGCCGGCGGCCGCAGCCGCGCTGGTGCGAATCGATCGGCCGCGCGGCCCCGAACGATCCGAACTCCGAGCCGCGACTTCAGCCGATGAGCGGCCTCGATTGGTCGCACCCCGATCGCATCGTCGGCTACAGCGGGCGGTCGCAGCTTTTTGCGCTCGACGCGAAGACCGGGAAGATCTTGTGGGAGCAAAAGGCGCACCCGCCCGTCTCGTTCTCGCCCGACGGCAGCGAATTCGCGATGCACCCGGCTGGCATCGTCTATTACGACGCGCGCACGGGATTGCCGAACGGGAAGGTGCCGATGCACGTGGGCGCCGCGTCGCTGATCTATTCACGCGACGGCGCGCGGCTCGCGGCGCTCGTGCAACCGGAGAACGAATGGGGCGCGGCGCCGGGGATCTTCCTTTACGATCGCGGCACGTATCGCTACAGCCCCGATCTGCCGGCGCCCGGGACCGATGAGACGTATGGCTTTTCGTGGCGCCCCGACGGCCGCGCGGCGGCGATCTCGGCGGCGGGGCGCCTGCAGGTGTGGGAGCTCGGCGAGACGCCGGTGCGCGTGCTCGATATCGCCGAGCCGAGCGGCGGGGTGTCCTACGGGGACGGCGTGCTCGTCAGCCTCACGACGAAAGGGCTGGCCTTCTTGCAGGAGCGCGACGGGGCGGAGATCGGTCGGTTCCGCCCGGCGGTCGAGGCCAGCGGCGAGAGCCCGCTTTCACTTGACGGCGACGATTTCGGTTCGACCTGGGATTGGAACCCGGCCTTCCCGCTCGACGGCGAGCGGGTGGCCGCGGCGCTCCCCGAAGGCGTGGTGATCGGGCCGCTCGACGCAAGCGCCACCGTGGCCGAGGTCGACGCCAAGATCACGTGGATCGTCAATCGCAAATGGGCGTGGCCGTGGCGCTGGGGCGAGGCGAAGGTGTGGCCGGACGCGGCGGCGGCGGCGGCCGATCCCGCGGCGCCGGCGTCGTTCAAGCGCAAGTTCGGCAAGAAGGGCAAGGTGCCCGCGCGGACGCCGAAGGCGAAATGGCCGATGGAAGGGGGCTCCCTCGACGACATCGCGGCGCTGGTCGAGGAGGCCGTCAAGAAGTTCGAAAACCCCCATTTCGAATCTGAATATCGGCGAACCTTGGCCGAGCGGACGATGGCGCTCGGCCTGTTCGACCGCGCCGCGGCGGCGCTCGACGGCACGGGCGGCTGGTCGGCCTGGAAAAACCCGTGGCACGCGGCCTGCGCCCGCGCCGAGGCCGTGGTGGCCGCGCTCGCGTGGCGCAAGGGCCCGCCGCTGACCGACGCGCAGACGGCCGCGTTGCGCCGCTGGCTCGGCGAGGCCGAGAAGCTCTTGACGAAAAAGGAGGCCAAGCAGCAGAACCCATTGCCGGCGCGGGCGATGATGGGCGCGGGCTGGGTGCTGCTCGGCGAGACGGCCCGCGGCGAGAAGCTCCTTTCGTTGGCCATCGCCACGGTCGATCCCGAGGACAACCCGGGCGAGAATCGCCGCGTGGTCGCCGAAGCGCTCTGCGCGGTCGGACGGATCCGCGAGGCCATCGACATGATCGCCGGCTGCGAAGAAAAACCGTCGTGGACCGAGACGAGGCCCGCCTTCTCGGCCATCTGCCCGCGCGCGTCGGCGGAGGAGCTATCGCACCTCGTTTCGCGAATGAAAGCGCGCGACGCGCACAACGAATTCGAGCTGCTCGACCGCGGGCTCTCGCGGCTCCTCGCGCTGAAGGCGTGGGACGCGGCGGTCGCGTGGATCGACGAATTCGACGGGCTCTCGACCACCCGGGCGAGCCTCCGTCTCGTCACGGAAATGGTTGCCGCCGGCGAGGCGGCGCGCGCCGAAGCGGCGATCGCCAAGCAGCTCGTGCCGAAATACGCGAGCTGCGCGGAGTTCTTGCTGGGGCTCGCGCGCGTGGCGCCGGAGCGGGCCGGCAAGCACCTCCCGACGATCGCCAAGGCGGCGCCGAAGCTACGCGAGCAATGGAACCGCGACTTTTTGCGTCACCTCGCCGCCGCCGCGACGACGCTCGGGCGGCTCGACGTGGCGACGAAGCTCGAAAAGGTCGCGCCCACGGAGCCCGAGATGCACGAGGTGCGTGTGGGCGTGCTCAGCGCGCTCGACCCGACGCATCCGGAATGGAAAGACTGGTTCACGCGCGCCCGCGAGGTCATGCCCAAGGACCACAAGCTGGTCCAGCGCATGGCGGCGCTGGCCTTCCGCGGTGGGCTCGCGGACGTCAGTACCGCGCTTTTGGACCAGGCGATCGAGGCGGCCCGCGGCGCGTCCTATCCGGACATCACGCTCCAAGAGACCGTTTCGGTGATGGCCGAGGCCGGCGACCTCGCCGGCGCGCATCGCGCGTTCATCGCGATCAGCAAGGGCATGCGCTCGTATCGGAACGGGCCGCTGCTGACCGCCGCCGCGACGCGTGGGTTGTGGGCGGCGGTGGTCGATGTCTTGCGGCAGATGCCCCCGGACATCAATGGCGGGCCCAAGCGCGGGCTCTCGATCTTGCTGGCGGCGACCGATCGCGACGGGTTCTAG
- a CDS encoding tetratricopeptide repeat protein encodes MSCTRNRVIPCFVVALFLCTATPAIARGEGDAATGGQTQSTPSAQDLYTSAQKLFDQGNFAEALIGFRHAYNASGSPNARIMIGTCLVALGRTVEAYEEMSATLHEATKRAETEPKYVRTRDAAAKHVALLESKVGKLVVELVNPAGVDVTVNGTRLPPDKRGVPVAVDPGTVVVTATHTDGRVERREQAVQAGESAQVTVVFPEPPPKKVEPKGPVRVEVPKPAGDEVRKGGAVRTAGIALAGVGVAGLVVFGVTGLMARSRFATLEDECHAARCTELKYADVVDSGMALTTAANVSLALGAAGLVGGGLMFWLGGPSAGRGAAPSEPSRTSFGSPEGPAVGAGFTMSPGRAGFHCTVAF; translated from the coding sequence ATGAGCTGCACCCGCAATCGCGTGATCCCGTGTTTCGTGGTCGCCCTGTTCCTCTGCACGGCGACGCCCGCGATCGCCCGGGGGGAGGGAGACGCCGCGACGGGGGGCCAAACCCAAAGCACTCCATCCGCGCAGGATCTTTACACTTCAGCGCAAAAGCTCTTCGATCAAGGCAACTTCGCCGAGGCGCTCATTGGGTTTCGCCACGCCTACAATGCTTCAGGCAGCCCGAACGCGCGCATCATGATAGGCACCTGCCTCGTCGCGCTCGGGAGGACGGTCGAGGCCTACGAGGAAATGTCCGCGACGCTGCACGAGGCCACGAAGCGCGCGGAGACCGAGCCGAAATACGTGCGGACCCGCGACGCCGCCGCGAAGCACGTCGCGCTCCTCGAGTCGAAGGTGGGAAAACTCGTCGTCGAGCTCGTGAATCCCGCGGGCGTCGACGTGACGGTCAATGGCACACGTTTACCGCCGGACAAACGGGGCGTTCCCGTCGCGGTGGACCCGGGGACGGTCGTCGTGACGGCGACCCATACGGACGGACGCGTCGAGCGGCGGGAGCAGGCGGTCCAGGCGGGCGAGAGCGCGCAGGTGACGGTGGTGTTCCCGGAGCCGCCGCCCAAGAAGGTCGAGCCGAAGGGCCCGGTGCGCGTGGAGGTCCCGAAGCCGGCCGGCGACGAGGTCCGGAAGGGCGGCGCCGTGCGGACGGCGGGAATCGCGCTCGCGGGCGTGGGTGTCGCGGGGCTCGTGGTCTTCGGCGTGACGGGGCTCATGGCCCGGAGCCGGTTCGCGACGCTCGAAGACGAGTGCCACGCCGCGCGCTGTACCGAGCTGAAATATGCCGACGTCGTCGACAGCGGGATGGCGCTGACCACGGCCGCCAATGTCAGCCTCGCCCTGGGCGCAGCAGGGCTCGTCGGCGGGGGGCTCATGTTCTGGCTCGGCGGGCCGTCGGCCGGTCGCGGAGCTGCGCCCTCGGAGCCTTCACGCACGAGCTTCGGTTCGCCCGAAGGCCCCGCCGTGGGCGCGGGTTTCACGATGTCCCCGGGGCGCGCGGGCTTTCACTGCACGGTAGCTTTTTAG
- a CDS encoding cellulose binding domain-containing protein: MGSIRRRGPASSPLLAVAAVAAVFVSACSFDWEGYDPRLAPSGGTGATGPGTGGAGGDAGAGGAGLGGMGGGGMGGGMGGGGPPPGGLRLQYKTANAKAEDIQVQPHFKIVNDTQDTVPLSDLTIRYWFTRDGGANFIYDCDFAPFNCIHTSGTFGVATGVKADTYLTISFTPDAGVLVAGDNSGEIQARLHTQNFTTVNQTNDYSFDPMKVDFAEWSKVTLYSKGVLVWGNEP; this comes from the coding sequence ATGGGTTCGATTCGTAGGCGTGGTCCCGCGTCGTCTCCCCTGCTCGCCGTCGCCGCCGTCGCCGCGGTCTTCGTCAGCGCGTGTAGCTTCGATTGGGAGGGCTACGATCCTCGGCTCGCCCCCAGCGGCGGGACCGGGGCCACGGGTCCCGGAACGGGCGGCGCCGGAGGAGATGCCGGCGCGGGCGGCGCGGGCCTCGGCGGCATGGGCGGCGGTGGCATGGGCGGCGGCATGGGCGGCGGCGGCCCGCCTCCGGGCGGCCTTCGGTTGCAATACAAGACGGCCAACGCGAAGGCCGAGGACATCCAGGTCCAGCCGCACTTCAAGATCGTGAACGACACGCAGGACACCGTGCCGCTGAGCGACCTCACGATCCGCTACTGGTTCACGAGGGACGGCGGGGCGAACTTCATCTACGATTGCGACTTCGCCCCGTTCAACTGCATTCACACTTCGGGGACGTTCGGCGTGGCGACCGGCGTGAAAGCCGACACGTACCTCACGATATCGTTCACGCCCGACGCCGGCGTGCTCGTCGCCGGTGACAACAGCGGGGAGATCCAGGCGCGCCTGCACACGCAGAACTTCACGACCGTGAACCAGACGAACGATTATTCGTTCGATCCGATGAAGGTCGACTTCGCCGAGTGGTCGAAGGTCACGCTCTATTCGAAGGGTGTGCTCGTTTGGGGAAACGAGCCTTGA
- a CDS encoding serine/threonine protein kinase gives MDLRGGRYEILHLIASGGMATVYLGRARGMGGFERLVAVKTMHAHLADEPEFVAMFLDEARLAAQIRHPNVVGTIDVQQDDRGVFIVMEYIEGASLQQLLRALQKQGNTLPLEIALRVFLDMLAGLHAAHELTDAQGKPLHLVHRDVSPQNVLLGVDGVARITDFGVARAEARISTTHGSQLKGKIGYMSPEQAGRLPVDRRTDVYAAAVLLWELMALQRLIRGDSEAEMLAKVVASETPSPRSVNPDVPEALDAVCMRALEKNPDDRYSTAADFAEALDEAARSMGMKIATPRAVASFVRAHGIQTPPVDLRAKSNTEGQAAQVATRIENPLSGRAPAASSPDRKSSESASAVIVPPDESRGRRMRTAPLVMASVAAVALAGGAFWILRAPRTNEGAPVVLSQPVPSVDPPTIAPTPSIAITPAPPPSASAAPAPPAAESARAAPSSSNTGKAATTTKRDPSAPPTATAKSSGGGPIYRPQEL, from the coding sequence ATGGATCTGCGCGGAGGGCGGTACGAGATCCTGCACTTGATCGCATCGGGCGGAATGGCGACCGTGTACCTCGGGCGCGCCCGCGGCATGGGCGGCTTCGAACGGCTCGTGGCGGTCAAGACGATGCACGCGCACCTCGCCGACGAGCCCGAGTTCGTCGCGATGTTCCTCGACGAGGCGCGCCTCGCCGCGCAGATCCGCCACCCGAACGTGGTCGGCACGATCGACGTCCAGCAGGACGATCGAGGCGTGTTCATCGTGATGGAGTACATCGAGGGAGCTTCCTTGCAGCAGCTCCTGCGCGCCCTCCAGAAGCAAGGGAACACGCTGCCGCTCGAGATCGCGCTCCGCGTGTTTCTGGACATGCTCGCCGGGCTGCACGCCGCGCACGAGCTGACGGACGCGCAGGGCAAACCCCTCCACCTCGTGCATCGCGACGTATCGCCGCAGAATGTCCTCCTCGGCGTGGACGGCGTCGCGAGGATCACGGATTTCGGTGTGGCGCGGGCCGAGGCGCGTATCTCGACGACCCACGGCTCGCAGCTCAAGGGCAAAATCGGATACATGTCGCCCGAGCAAGCGGGGCGATTGCCGGTCGATCGGCGGACGGACGTCTACGCGGCCGCCGTCTTGTTGTGGGAGCTCATGGCGCTGCAGCGGCTCATCCGCGGCGACAGCGAGGCCGAGATGCTCGCGAAGGTCGTGGCGAGCGAGACGCCCTCCCCGCGCTCCGTGAACCCCGACGTACCGGAGGCGCTCGACGCGGTGTGCATGCGCGCGCTCGAGAAAAACCCGGACGATCGATATTCCACGGCGGCCGATTTCGCCGAAGCCCTGGACGAAGCCGCCCGCAGCATGGGAATGAAAATCGCCACGCCGCGCGCCGTGGCCTCGTTCGTCCGGGCCCATGGGATCCAGACCCCGCCGGTCGATCTGCGCGCGAAGAGCAACACGGAAGGCCAGGCCGCGCAGGTCGCGACGCGCATCGAGAATCCCCTCTCCGGGCGAGCGCCGGCCGCGAGCTCCCCCGACAGGAAGTCCTCGGAGAGCGCGTCGGCCGTGATCGTGCCGCCGGACGAGAGCCGTGGCAGGCGCATGCGGACGGCGCCGCTCGTGATGGCGAGCGTCGCGGCCGTCGCACTCGCCGGCGGCGCTTTCTGGATACTTCGTGCGCCGAGGACAAACGAAGGCGCGCCCGTGGTGTTGTCGCAGCCGGTGCCGTCCGTGGATCCCCCGACGATCGCGCCGACGCCGAGCATAGCCATCACACCGGCGCCCCCGCCGAGCGCCTCCGCGGCGCCCGCGCCTCCCGCGGCGGAGTCCGCGCGGGCGGCGCCCTCTTCGTCGAACACGGGAAAGGCCGCAACGACGACGAAGCGTGATCCGAGCGCGCCCCCGACGGCGACCGCGAAGTCTTCGGGCGGGGGCCCGATCTATCGCCCGCAGGAGCTTTAG